Proteins encoded in a region of the Mycoplasmoides pirum ATCC 25960 genome:
- a CDS encoding acetate kinase, which produces MDKILVLNAGSSSIKFQLFDTSMKLLSKGLCERIFIDGVFEMTVVDSNEKIKKEVDLPNHKSALQCILDHLISLNIIKDFNEIIGAGHRIVQGANYFKDSVLIDEEKLNKIYEFAKLAPLHNKHEADVVSDLSKLIPGCKNVAVFDTTFHMTIPEKNYKYAIPQEWEKELLVRRYGAHGTSFHYITEKMQKFLDKKDLNLIICHLGNGASICAVKNGKSYNTSMGFTPLEGLIMGTRSGDIDPAVIDYLCQQLNSSPNEITNSLNKKSGLFALTGSSDMRDVFKDSEKNKIAIDMYAQRVANYVVTYANQLEGKIDGIIFTAGVGENAFKIIEKILESLPLLNLNFDKNILSDLSYGDIKQFNNHDSKYNLYQIRTNEELMIVKNVLRFL; this is translated from the coding sequence ATGGATAAAATTTTAGTTTTAAATGCCGGTTCAAGTTCAATTAAATTTCAATTATTTGATACATCAATGAAATTATTGTCTAAAGGTTTGTGTGAACGAATTTTTATTGATGGCGTTTTCGAAATGACTGTAGTAGATTCAAATGAAAAAATTAAAAAAGAAGTTGATTTACCAAATCATAAATCTGCATTGCAATGTATTTTAGATCATCTAATTAGTTTAAATATTATTAAAGATTTTAATGAAATTATTGGTGCTGGTCATCGAATTGTACAAGGTGCTAATTATTTTAAAGATTCTGTATTAATTGATGAAGAAAAATTAAATAAGATATATGAATTCGCAAAATTAGCTCCTTTACATAATAAACATGAAGCTGATGTTGTTAGTGATTTATCGAAATTAATACCTGGTTGCAAAAATGTTGCTGTTTTTGATACAACTTTTCATATGACTATTCCAGAAAAAAATTATAAATACGCTATTCCACAAGAATGAGAAAAAGAATTGCTAGTACGTCGCTATGGTGCGCATGGGACTTCTTTTCATTATATAACTGAAAAAATGCAAAAATTTTTAGATAAAAAAGATTTAAATTTAATTATTTGTCATTTAGGTAATGGGGCATCAATTTGTGCAGTTAAAAATGGCAAATCATATAATACATCAATGGGATTCACACCATTAGAAGGTTTAATAATGGGGACTAGATCTGGAGATATTGATCCTGCAGTTATTGATTATTTATGTCAACAATTAAATAGTTCACCAAATGAAATTACGAACAGTTTAAACAAAAAATCAGGTTTATTTGCATTAACTGGTAGTTCAGATATGCGTGATGTATTTAAAGATTCTGAAAAAAATAAAATTGCTATTGACATGTATGCTCAAAGAGTAGCTAATTATGTTGTTACTTATGCCAATCAATTAGAAGGAAAAATTGATGGAATAATTTTTACTGCTGGAGTTGGTGAAAACGCATTTAAAATAATTGAAAAAATATTAGAATCGTTACCATTGTTAAATCTAAATTTTGATAAAAACATTTTAAGTGATTTGTCATATGGTGATATAAAACAATTTAATAATCATGATTCAAAATATAATTTATATCAAATCAGAACAAACGAAGAGTTAATGATCGTTAAAAACGTTTTACGTTTTTTATAA
- a CDS encoding ABC transporter permease — translation MQLLNVWLILGPALVLAIISGYLSERVGIVNIAINGMMTFGALFFMMFSIIFKNVIGNDGSSYQWTFLASFLISSLLSTLVGILFAFATVKLKADHVIAGTGINLLATGIGLVINDRAMPLFKIPTLSNQYNPKTNLGINPGNDLRLESLICFLIGILVIAIIYIVMNYTKLGLRYRSCGENPNAADAQGLNVYKYQWLGLMFVGFIAGLSGSFFAFSISGQGFTGDVDGLGFMALALMIVSSWKILPSIFLGLIFALLLTYTKQANLPNISDGFLLKMIPFILTLLVMVLFGRFIKGPKAAGTHFDKGLR, via the coding sequence ATGCAATTATTAAACGTTTGATTGATTTTAGGTCCTGCCTTAGTTTTAGCAATCATTAGTGGATATTTATCTGAACGAGTAGGAATTGTTAATATAGCCATAAATGGAATGATGACATTTGGTGCTTTGTTTTTTATGATGTTTTCAATAATATTTAAAAATGTTATTGGAAATGATGGTTCATCATATCAATGAACTTTTTTGGCAAGTTTTTTAATTTCTTCATTGCTTTCAACGCTTGTCGGTATTTTGTTTGCATTTGCTACTGTTAAATTAAAAGCTGACCATGTTATTGCAGGAACTGGTATTAATTTATTAGCTACAGGTATAGGATTAGTTATTAACGATCGTGCTATGCCATTGTTTAAAATTCCTACATTATCTAATCAATATAATCCAAAAACAAATTTAGGTATCAACCCCGGAAATGACTTAAGATTGGAATCATTAATTTGTTTTTTAATAGGTATTTTGGTTATAGCAATAATTTATATTGTTATGAATTATACAAAGTTAGGTTTAAGATATAGATCTTGTGGTGAAAATCCTAATGCTGCTGATGCACAAGGTCTTAATGTTTATAAATATCAATGATTAGGTTTAATGTTTGTTGGATTTATAGCTGGTTTGTCAGGCTCTTTTTTTGCATTTTCAATTTCAGGTCAAGGATTTACTGGAGATGTTGATGGCTTAGGATTTATGGCATTAGCCTTAATGATTGTTAGTTCATGAAAAATTCTTCCATCAATATTTTTAGGATTAATTTTTGCTTTATTGTTAACTTATACTAAACAAGCCAATTTACCAAATATTTCAGATGGATTCTTGTTAAAGATGATTCCATTTATATTAACTTTATTAGTTATGGTTTTATTTGGAAGATTTATAAAAGGGCCAAAAGCTGCAGGCACTCATTTTGACAAAGGTTTAAGATAA
- a CDS encoding ABC transporter permease: MQQNKYFKKENIWNIWTDKYLFKSSQISTRRRILSVIFFIIIGLLLSLIIISSLGIRTQNFFLIFTNLFKSTGNTQNFIYQIAIYTLAGLAFSFAMNVGIFNIGISGQMMAGASTAFLIINAIPTDLTSKVGQGGQIITVLLCIIGATAVALTTGLLKIYLKVNEVVSAILLNWIVLFIVGYLIYNFDLDEKALNNGSYFQSNPLPPGFSFLIPSNGSSNFILGSGWLWSIVFTVITILVIWFLMKFTVFGHKLKTTGLSSTSAKYFGYNENVLQLSSFAISGVIAGILGAVVYTGQSNYLNFNTSGGFALNATPPEGFNGIAIGLIALNNPIAIFIISILFSFINVGAAPAGLPSSTISLVTGIMMYIIAIYQLSLYLKPWRWYYLSKYGKINSENYLNFENYMGSNVERYYFNIAKQKNEIVNKKLFGDSLEKKSKWNTWILKIYYKWLGIYFLKNENNEFIYKLKKQEIYKEYFERKKEIKKEFNYSCAYNFIIEYTQKIDNNKIPSISSWNKDKKRIKEWTLKNLNPDILKQLEKHTISIDSKIKQNAIIQLINIWNNQILNNKTANFKNWKLDLEKMNKYLLSIDDIEVRNMLLNKIEELKENINKLSISKKGS; this comes from the coding sequence ATGCAACAAAACAAATATTTTAAAAAAGAAAATATCTGAAACATTTGAACTGATAAATACTTATTTAAATCTTCACAAATTTCAACAAGACGTAGAATTTTATCTGTAATCTTTTTTATTATTATAGGTTTGTTGTTATCGTTAATTATTATCTCTAGTTTAGGTATTAGAACTCAAAATTTCTTTTTAATATTTACTAATTTATTTAAATCAACAGGTAATACACAAAATTTTATTTATCAAATTGCAATATACACTTTAGCTGGTTTGGCATTTTCATTTGCTATGAATGTTGGTATTTTTAATATTGGTATATCAGGCCAAATGATGGCTGGTGCATCTACTGCATTTTTGATTATTAATGCAATACCAACTGATTTAACTTCTAAAGTTGGGCAAGGCGGACAAATAATAACTGTATTATTATGTATTATTGGAGCAACTGCTGTTGCTTTAACAACTGGATTGCTAAAAATATATTTAAAAGTAAATGAAGTTGTTAGTGCAATTTTATTAAATTGAATTGTTTTGTTTATTGTTGGTTATTTAATTTACAATTTTGATTTAGATGAAAAGGCTTTAAATAATGGTAGTTATTTTCAATCTAATCCACTGCCGCCAGGGTTTTCTTTTTTAATTCCATCAAATGGTTCTAGTAATTTTATTTTAGGCAGTGGATGATTATGATCTATTGTTTTTACAGTCATAACAATATTAGTAATTTGATTTTTGATGAAATTTACAGTTTTCGGACATAAATTAAAAACAACTGGTTTATCATCAACATCAGCAAAGTATTTCGGATATAATGAAAATGTACTACAATTAAGTTCATTTGCAATTTCAGGAGTTATTGCAGGAATTTTGGGTGCTGTTGTTTATACAGGACAATCAAATTATTTAAATTTTAATACCTCTGGAGGATTCGCTTTAAATGCAACCCCCCCTGAAGGTTTTAATGGAATTGCAATTGGTTTAATAGCTTTAAACAATCCGATTGCTATTTTTATAATTTCAATTTTATTTTCATTCATTAATGTTGGTGCTGCACCGGCAGGATTACCTTCTTCAACAATTTCATTAGTTACTGGAATTATGATGTACATAATTGCTATATATCAATTATCTTTATATTTAAAACCGTGAAGATGATATTATTTATCAAAATATGGAAAAATAAATAGTGAAAATTATTTAAATTTTGAAAATTATATGGGCTCTAACGTCGAAAGATATTATTTCAATATTGCAAAACAAAAAAATGAAATAGTGAATAAAAAACTTTTTGGAGATTCTTTAGAAAAAAAATCTAAATGAAATACATGAATTTTGAAAATATATTACAAGTGATTAGGAATATACTTTTTAAAAAATGAAAACAATGAGTTTATATATAAACTTAAAAAACAAGAAATTTATAAAGAATATTTTGAAAGAAAAAAAGAAATTAAAAAAGAATTTAATTATTCTTGTGCTTATAACTTTATTATTGAATACACACAAAAAATTGATAACAATAAGATTCCATCAATATCTTCTTGAAACAAAGATAAAAAAAGAATAAAAGAATGAACATTAAAAAATTTAAACCCCGATATATTAAAACAATTAGAAAAACACACGATTTCAATCGATTCTAAAATCAAACAAAATGCAATAATTCAATTGATTAATATTTGAAATAACCAAATTCTTAATAACAAAACTGCTAATTTTAAAAATTGAAAACTAGATTTGGAAAAAATGAATAAATATTTATTGTCCATCGATGATATTGAAGTCAGAAATATGTTGTTAAATAAAATTGAAGAATTAAAAGAAAATATAAATAAATTGTCTATATCAAAGAAAGGATCATAA
- a CDS encoding ABC transporter ATP-binding protein has protein sequence MDSNSLQIDHNKYAFEMINIHKSFNNGRIKANIGINLLVEKNSIHAIIGENGAGKSTLMSILFGLYEQDEGDIYIGGQKVKFSSSKDAAKYNIGMVHQHFKLIDNYSIIDNVILGSEDKNEFGFLTRTKAKKKLNELISKYGFNLNLNQKVSTLTVGQQQKVEILKVLYRDSNILIFDEPTAVLSDDEIKSFLNILKIFKESGKTIVLISHKLHEIKEIADKATVIRKGEYVDTIDVKNTSIELMAELMVGRKIVETKNNGLVSSDVKILEVKDLDLNYVPPFEFFFNSLEQKIHKFLFKLKNFFTNKKMNIEEEKNVHNTVSKNSFFVRSGEIFAIAGVEGNGQTEIAEYISGLKISKPGNILFLGKDISKLSINKRIDMGISHVPEDRHKHGLTLDQSCRRNAVNNLISKKPFSQLGIIVEFEISQYADQIIEKFDVRGTANGSAKARSLSGGNQQKLIVGREMTKDHKLLLMVQPIRGLDVGAIEYIHKCALEEKNKGNAVILISYELDEILSLADTIAVMSRNNIVGIGSRAEMTRQKIGELIAK, from the coding sequence ATGGATTCTAATTCACTACAAATTGATCATAATAAATATGCATTTGAAATGATTAATATTCATAAATCGTTTAATAATGGAAGAATCAAAGCTAACATCGGAATTAATTTGTTGGTTGAAAAAAATTCTATTCATGCAATAATTGGGGAAAATGGTGCAGGAAAATCAACATTAATGTCAATTTTGTTTGGATTGTATGAACAAGATGAAGGTGATATATACATAGGGGGACAGAAAGTTAAATTTAGTTCTTCTAAAGATGCTGCTAAATATAACATTGGTATGGTTCACCAACATTTCAAATTGATTGATAATTATTCAATTATAGATAATGTTATTTTAGGTTCAGAAGATAAAAATGAATTTGGTTTCTTAACTAGAACTAAAGCGAAAAAAAAATTGAATGAATTAATTTCTAAATATGGATTTAATTTAAATTTGAATCAAAAAGTTTCAACTTTAACTGTTGGGCAACAGCAAAAAGTTGAAATTTTAAAAGTGTTATATCGTGATTCAAATATTTTGATATTTGATGAACCGACAGCAGTTTTATCTGATGATGAAATTAAATCTTTTTTGAATATTTTAAAAATTTTTAAAGAGAGCGGAAAAACTATTGTTCTAATTAGCCATAAATTGCATGAAATAAAAGAAATTGCAGATAAAGCAACAGTTATTAGAAAAGGAGAATATGTTGATACAATAGACGTTAAAAACACTTCTATTGAGTTAATGGCTGAACTAATGGTTGGAAGAAAAATTGTTGAAACTAAAAATAACGGTTTAGTTTCATCAGATGTAAAAATTTTAGAAGTTAAAGATTTAGATTTAAATTATGTTCCACCATTTGAATTTTTTTTCAATTCATTAGAACAAAAAATTCATAAATTCTTATTTAAATTAAAAAATTTTTTTACAAATAAAAAAATGAACATAGAAGAAGAAAAAAATGTTCATAACACAGTAAGTAAAAATAGTTTTTTTGTAAGGTCTGGAGAAATTTTTGCAATTGCTGGTGTAGAAGGAAATGGTCAAACTGAAATAGCTGAATATATTTCGGGTTTAAAAATATCTAAGCCAGGCAACATTCTTTTTTTAGGAAAAGACATTTCAAAATTATCTATTAATAAACGAATTGATATGGGTATAAGTCATGTTCCTGAAGATCGTCATAAACATGGTTTAACATTAGATCAATCTTGTAGAAGAAATGCTGTTAATAATTTAATTTCTAAAAAACCATTTAGTCAATTAGGAATTATTGTTGAATTTGAAATTAGTCAATATGCAGATCAAATTATTGAAAAATTTGATGTTCGCGGAACTGCAAATGGTTCAGCGAAAGCAAGATCTTTATCTGGAGGAAATCAGCAAAAATTAATTGTCGGAAGAGAAATGACTAAAGACCATAAATTATTATTAATGGTTCAACCAATTAGAGGTTTAGATGTTGGGGCAATTGAATATATTCATAAGTGTGCTTTAGAAGAAAAAAATAAGGGCAATGCTGTTATTTTAATATCATATGAATTAGATGAAATTTTATCATTAGCTGACACAATTGCTGTAATGAGTCGTAATAATATAGTTGGCATTGGATCACGAGCAGAAATGACACGCCAAAAAATTGGTGAATTGATTGCTAAATAG
- a CDS encoding EAGR box-containing protein, producing MKFNNNKSKKNNDAGISEKNNLDSSSSYQNYLKNKIKFESSNISGKNSTLKKLKLNTPIFDTSNPINYTKEITQNNYQKHFQKLSNNSIVPDVPINLPASTKFIQFSTSEIDDNMNTNNKKQNSFNSNDLNSNFKNNNIAQQNLSFQQQLQQQMQFANQLQLMQYRAFLMNQQNQFWQQQMLAQSSNPMFAYSQMMQQNANQNSLITLEQKQQGDSLVNLVSQVSKLMNSFQNQMAMQNDILSRQQKQVIQQQEIINKLHDRLLKDDYIALDNKKNRGNLSDADEEYLEPSDTLNISENDFNLVENPITSNLPNLNNLQNSIVPAFDNSVNKNLNEYSNLTNENLLTNQINSSNLNFSNLFSQQERNQNSSIANEIIAGENLRKNKINEIKNDLEEVDEFLELAKSNPAQRFWEALVGKPKYGFYNNKVWHWLGYFDRLAKWHPYSSASEMPTLPIIHTGLIKQNSTDSTFWKRLIDNPEYGHREEGIWIWDGVFDQNCNWIPDPTSDKYVINNYSRLIVKSESLPNSQLPVKKIDSSKVENILDSYNPLDFVGNEFYGYYDDNKKWVWTAEPGSLEKQNITKSNVAPTIAIKDNLNASLNDVATNNNFSKEPELLIELPKNIENKNKEQLNQEEVSNIKETTIQSQTKEIVNPVKTVEKQQVVVNQIPTPTQIIENTKPSEEPKILLEDNLVVDEQIENIQSEPLTETLDIQVEENDQIEIEEPQIESITNDIKEEVSEQPEKQNEDSIISENNNDESVTKKSIDESIDRDETKNDESSATIENLEEDSKKKEPNASIDLENEKNSQANNQEKTEKTILEEEIFSQELENNISFDEAPKVEESINKEPTTQIKIEETQVVQQKTETKKPEFWEQFVGNLDYGYYDGSGSWCWSGYFDDEDNWVPTPNFEQAPESVIYADSEGNIDFNKYVGNLNFGYYDADKNWDWYAGDYDENGNWIVDESDPDSNKSDSVDLSFGNKEADEFDADAWLSQFSSEDADRIFGDDNSTEEKKDI from the coding sequence ATGAAATTTAATAATAACAAATCTAAAAAAAATAATGATGCTGGAATATCTGAAAAAAATAATTTAGATTCGTCATCAAGTTATCAGAATTATCTTAAGAATAAAATAAAGTTTGAATCTTCTAATATTTCAGGTAAAAATTCAACTTTAAAAAAATTAAAATTGAATACTCCAATATTTGATACATCTAATCCAATAAATTACACAAAAGAAATTACACAAAATAATTATCAAAAGCATTTTCAAAAATTATCAAATAATTCAATTGTTCCTGATGTTCCAATTAATTTACCAGCTTCTACTAAATTTATACAATTTTCTACTTCTGAGATAGATGATAATATGAACACAAATAACAAAAAACAAAATAGTTTTAATTCAAATGATTTAAATAGCAATTTTAAAAATAACAATATTGCACAACAAAATTTATCATTTCAACAACAATTACAACAACAAATGCAATTTGCTAATCAATTGCAATTAATGCAATATCGTGCATTTTTGATGAATCAACAAAATCAATTTTGACAACAACAAATGCTAGCCCAATCTAGTAATCCTATGTTTGCATATTCTCAAATGATGCAACAAAATGCTAATCAAAATTCATTAATAACTCTAGAACAAAAACAACAAGGAGATTCTCTTGTCAATTTGGTTAGTCAAGTTAGTAAGTTGATGAATAGTTTTCAAAATCAAATGGCAATGCAAAATGATATTTTAAGTCGCCAACAAAAGCAAGTTATTCAACAACAAGAAATTATTAACAAATTGCATGATCGTTTGTTAAAAGATGATTATATAGCTTTAGATAATAAAAAAAATAGGGGTAATTTAAGTGATGCAGATGAAGAATATTTAGAACCATCTGACACTTTAAATATTTCAGAAAATGATTTTAATCTTGTAGAAAACCCTATAACTTCAAATTTACCAAATTTAAATAATTTACAAAATTCAATTGTGCCAGCATTTGATAATTCTGTAAATAAAAATTTAAATGAATATTCTAATTTAACAAATGAAAATTTACTTACAAACCAAATTAATAGTTCTAATTTAAATTTTTCAAATTTATTTTCCCAACAAGAAAGAAATCAAAATTCATCAATAGCAAATGAAATTATTGCTGGAGAAAATCTTAGAAAAAATAAAATAAATGAAATAAAAAATGATTTAGAAGAAGTAGATGAATTTTTAGAATTAGCTAAATCTAATCCGGCTCAACGTTTTTGAGAAGCACTTGTAGGTAAACCTAAGTATGGTTTTTACAATAATAAAGTTTGACATTGATTAGGATATTTTGATCGTTTAGCGAAATGACATCCTTATTCAAGTGCAAGTGAAATGCCAACTTTGCCTATTATTCACACAGGTTTAATTAAACAAAATTCTACTGATAGCACTTTTTGAAAAAGATTAATCGATAATCCTGAATATGGACATCGTGAAGAAGGTATTTGAATTTGAGATGGAGTATTTGATCAAAATTGTAATTGAATTCCTGATCCAACTTCAGATAAGTATGTTATTAATAATTATTCAAGATTAATTGTTAAATCTGAATCATTACCTAATTCGCAATTGCCTGTTAAAAAAATTGACTCATCTAAAGTTGAAAACATTTTAGATTCTTATAACCCATTGGATTTTGTTGGAAATGAATTTTATGGTTATTATGATGATAATAAAAAATGAGTTTGAACTGCAGAACCAGGTAGTTTAGAAAAACAAAATATTACTAAATCTAATGTAGCGCCAACAATTGCAATTAAAGATAATTTAAATGCTTCTTTGAATGATGTTGCTACAAACAATAATTTTTCTAAAGAACCTGAATTATTAATTGAATTACCTAAAAATATTGAAAATAAAAATAAAGAACAATTAAATCAAGAAGAAGTTTCTAATATCAAAGAAACTACAATACAATCTCAAACAAAAGAAATTGTTAATCCTGTCAAAACAGTCGAAAAACAACAAGTTGTTGTTAACCAAATCCCAACACCAACTCAAATAATTGAAAATACAAAACCTTCTGAAGAACCTAAAATTTTATTAGAAGATAATTTAGTTGTAGATGAACAAATAGAAAATATTCAATCTGAACCTTTGACTGAAACTTTAGATATACAAGTTGAAGAAAATGATCAAATTGAAATAGAAGAACCACAAATTGAATCTATTACTAATGATATTAAAGAAGAAGTTAGTGAACAACCAGAAAAACAAAATGAAGATTCTATAATTTCTGAAAACAATAATGATGAAAGTGTTACTAAAAAATCAATAGATGAATCTATTGATCGAGATGAAACAAAAAATGATGAATCATCAGCAACTATTGAAAATTTAGAAGAAGATTCTAAAAAAAAAGAACCAAACGCATCAATTGATTTGGAAAATGAAAAAAATAGCCAAGCAAATAATCAAGAAAAAACAGAAAAAACAATTTTAGAAGAAGAAATTTTTTCTCAAGAGTTAGAAAATAATATTTCATTTGATGAAGCTCCAAAAGTTGAAGAATCTATTAATAAAGAACCTACAACTCAAATAAAGATTGAGGAAACACAAGTAGTTCAACAAAAAACTGAAACAAAAAAACCTGAATTTTGAGAACAATTTGTTGGAAATCTTGATTATGGTTATTATGATGGTTCTGGTTCTTGATGTTGATCTGGTTATTTTGATGACGAAGATAATTGAGTTCCTACTCCTAATTTTGAGCAAGCTCCTGAATCAGTTATTTATGCAGATTCAGAAGGTAATATTGATTTCAATAAATATGTAGGTAATTTAAATTTTGGTTATTATGATGCAGACAAAAACTGAGATTGATATGCTGGGGATTATGATGAAAACGGCAATTGAATTGTTGACGAATCAGATCCTGATTCTAATAAATCTGATAGCGTTGATCTTAGTTTTGGCAATAAGGAAGCTGATGAATTTGATGCTGATGCTTGATTATCACAATTTTCTTCTGAAGATGCAGATAGAATATTTGGTGATGATAACTCCACAGAAGAAAAAAAAGATATATAA
- a CDS encoding DEAD/DEAH box helicase produces MNFQIYIQSTLNEMGIKKLTPIQEKVIPLLLKNKNVIAISQTGTGKTLAYLLPILEKINLNINEIQAIIISPTRELATQIKNVLSNFSKYDSRLKTHLLAGGYNSNDTKNKIEKNTGQILVATPHKLLDLLKKGLNLYKFLKYIVYDEADMFIDNSFLNEYIQLRKRLQNYHATEIVLSATLHQDVISKFKKIIDNPNIINVTKSIWVNEKVKHFLVTSKSNNKFDNLEVIINQIKPYLCLIFVNNYKDIEFIQQWFTNHGIQTIALHGKLLPSERKQAFKKINSLKATYVITTDLASRGIDIDGVSHVISWNLPQDDIWYIHRSGRTSRSKYLGESYVMYDFKDEFQLKRLSKKGIIWIPLKINKQNELVRHTIAYKSTQNKNHHNEQYSKLIKKIHNQSKNKKVQPNHKKKVKIKVHKIKQKIKRAVIDKKVKENLIKKYKKVKNLSEQK; encoded by the coding sequence ATGAATTTTCAAATTTACATTCAATCAACATTAAATGAAATGGGGATTAAAAAATTAACTCCCATACAAGAAAAAGTTATTCCGCTTTTATTAAAAAATAAAAATGTTATTGCTATTTCGCAAACTGGAACAGGAAAAACATTAGCTTACTTGTTGCCCATTCTTGAAAAAATTAATTTAAATATAAATGAAATTCAAGCTATTATAATTAGCCCAACTAGAGAATTGGCAACACAAATCAAAAACGTTCTTTCCAATTTTTCAAAATATGATTCTCGACTAAAAACACATCTTTTGGCTGGGGGATACAATTCAAATGATACAAAAAATAAAATTGAAAAAAACACAGGTCAAATTTTAGTTGCCACCCCTCACAAATTACTTGATTTGTTAAAAAAAGGGTTAAATTTATATAAATTTTTAAAATACATTGTTTATGATGAAGCGGACATGTTTATTGATAATTCATTTTTAAACGAATATATTCAATTAAGAAAACGGTTACAAAATTATCATGCTACTGAAATTGTATTAAGTGCTACATTACATCAAGATGTGATATCAAAGTTTAAAAAAATAATAGATAATCCGAACATTATTAATGTCACAAAATCTATATGAGTAAATGAAAAAGTAAAACATTTTTTGGTTACAAGCAAAAGCAATAATAAATTTGATAACCTCGAAGTTATTATTAATCAAATTAAACCTTATTTATGTTTAATATTTGTGAATAATTATAAAGATATTGAATTTATTCAACAATGATTTACAAACCATGGTATCCAAACTATTGCTTTACATGGTAAATTGTTGCCTTCAGAAAGAAAGCAAGCATTTAAAAAAATTAATAGTTTAAAAGCAACATATGTAATTACAACTGATTTAGCATCACGCGGTATTGATATTGATGGTGTTTCACATGTAATTTCTTGAAATTTACCTCAAGATGATATTTGATATATTCATAGATCTGGAAGAACTAGTCGTTCAAAATATTTAGGTGAATCATATGTTATGTATGATTTTAAAGATGAATTTCAATTGAAACGCTTATCAAAAAAAGGGATTATTTGAATTCCATTAAAAATCAATAAACAAAACGAACTAGTTCGTCATACTATTGCTTATAAAAGCACTCAAAATAAAAATCATCATAATGAACAATATTCAAAATTAATTAAAAAGATCCATAATCAATCAAAAAATAAAAAAGTTCAACCCAATCATAAAAAGAAAGTAAAAATAAAAGTTCACAAAATTAAACAAAAAATAAAACGTGCTGTAATAGATAAAAAAGTTAAAGAAAATTTAATAAAAAAGTATAAAAAGGTAAAAAATTTAAGTGAACAAAAATAG